Proteins encoded by one window of Pelmatolapia mariae isolate MD_Pm_ZW linkage group LG14, Pm_UMD_F_2, whole genome shotgun sequence:
- the dhx34 gene encoding probable ATP-dependent RNA helicase DHX34 has product MASEKRSWDWGSSQCRAQLDEIFFREHDYIQAGSSEHKEFWAFFERFQRFKTKRDMSGAEIRKEDKDKGRDRGKVDLGLPKEYDARYRINVSVCTRDIEERMGKSEHRSRQRSSGPGAQEVSDCRLALLHFLDFSQKQSFGKLAKLRREQKNLPIFQYRDRIVELVRLHPVVVVAGDTGCGKSTQVPQYLLSAGFNNIACTQPRRIACISLAKRVSFESLNQYGSKVGFQIRFETSRTAATKLLFLTEGLLLRQIQQDSTLARYQVVIVDEVHERHLHCDFLLGVLRSLLADRPDLRLILMSATINIKLFSNYFSGAPVLQVPGRLFPIQVIYQPIPPEEQSSKSEKLDPRPYLRILQGIDQRYPPEERGDLLLFLSGVAEISTIQEACQIYATHTRRWIILTLHSTLSIAQQDKVFDIAPPGVRKCIISTNIAETSVTIDGVRFVVDSGKVKEMSFDPKAKMQRLQEFWISRASSEQRKGRAGRTGPGVCYRLYSESDYNAFAPYPVPEIHRVALDSLILQMKSMSLGDPLSFVFIEPPPAASIQNAVFYLKEQGALDSRGELTSIGSLLAQLPVDVVIGKMLVLGCLFNLVEPVLTVAAALSVQSPFLRSSQHNPDCATARQPLHSNQGDPFTLLNTFNAWVEVKGERGGGSRKWCRRRGLEEQRLYEMVNLRRQFKDLLRSHSLLESEDSTPSGGDRVQRRERLSERRKLHQLKRDHEQQEGSKRKVLRLEEGQEGDFSSGSDTEETGRSKRNKEGSGQNLDIQEVKFKLRHNVSELQEAVSQDLSSHQQALLKLLLCRGLYPQLALPDEHNSTRKDSDQVFHTRNKQGVVIHPTSVFASDPEVLQVPEGDTGEMGPDRRDSTKHQLLAFVTLLETNKPYLSNCVRVPALQALLLVANSVDTNADCTRLVVDGWLELELKEPEEALKVLSTALTLRAEWERLLQAQLGQNSTGGAAVGQGVSRRVVQKLSESLVRFLLYTEVSYSLRRLSAFQTQNLYIGPQSESVLSNTKAGDLNPLFPGAEAKPDPIKGGLRVTNFFTYNCLADSKDLYSECLRTFWSCPNCDLYMPLTPLERMHHEASCRLAGEQQQPEEEPEGGKASSSVSSLTRVYHCDVCNQDLTLTSTEILKHKRQHMYSAK; this is encoded by the exons ATGGCTTCAGAGAAGAGGAGTTGGGACTGGGGCAGCTCGCAATGCCGAGCCCAGCTGGACGAAATCTTTTTCCGGGAGCATGACTACATCCAGGCTGGCAGCTCTGAACATAAAGAGTTCTGGGCTTTCTTTGAGCGTTTCCAGAGGTTTAAAACGAAGAGAGACATGTCAGGCGCTGAAATCAGAAAGGAGGACAAAGACAAAGGGAGGGACAGGGGCAAGGTGGATCTTGGCCTTCCCAAAGAGTACGATGCTCGCTACCGGATTAACGTATCTGTGTGCACCAGGGACATCGAGGAGCGCATGGGAAAATCAGAGCATAGAAGCAGACAGAGGTCCTCCGGACCAGGGGCTCAAGAGGTCTCCGACTGCCGCCTGGCGCTCCTGCATTTCCTGGATTTCAGCCAGAAACAGAGTTTTGGCAAACTTGCCAAACTTCGCCGGGAGCAGAAGAACCTGCCCATCTTCCAGTACCGGGATCGGATAGTGGAGCTGGTGCGACTTCACCCAGTGGTTGTAGTGGCAGGGGACACGGGCTGTGGAAAATCAACCCAAGTCCCTCAGTACCTTCTCTCTGCTGGCTTCAATAACATCGCCTGCACCCAGCCTCGGCGCATTGCCTGTATATCCCTGGCAAAGAGAGTCAGCTTTGAGAGCCTCAATCAGTATGGATCAAAG GTGGGGTTCCAGATCCGCTTTGAGACAAGTCGAACTGCAGCAACCAAGCTGCTGTTCCTTACAGAGGGGCTGCTGCTTCGACAGATCCAGCAGGACAGTACGCTAGCTCGGTACCAGGTTGTGATTGTTGACGAGGTCCATGAGAGACACCTCCATTGTGACTTTCTTCTCGGGGTCCTGCGTTCTCTGCTGGCTGACCGCCCAGACCTACGTCTCATCCTCATGTCAGCCACCATCAACATCAAACTGTTCTCTAACTATTTCAGCGGTGCTCCTGTACTGCAGGTCCCAGGCAGGCTGTTTCCTATTCAG GTTATTTACCAGCCCATTCCTCCTGAGGAGCAGTCCTCAAAGTCTGAGAAACTGGATCCTAGACCGTATCTGCGCATCCTGCAGGGCATCGATCAGCGTTACCCCCCAGAGGAGCGTggtgacctgctgctctttcttAGCGGTGTGGCAGAGATCTCCACCATCCAGGAGGCCTGTCAGATTtatgccacacacacacgtcgCTGGATAATCTTAACACTGCACAGCACCCTCTCAATTGCTCAGCAGGATAAG GTGTTTGACATTGCTCCTCCTGGGGTGAGAAAGTGCATCATCTCTACCAATATTGCGGAGACATCAGTCACAATAGATGGAGTGCGCTTTGTTGTTGATTCAG GAAAGGTGAAAGAAATGAGTTTTGACCCTAAAGCCAAGATGCAACGCCTACAAGAGTTCTGGATCAGCCGAGCCAGCTCTGAGCAGAGAAAAGGTCGAGCTGGTCGTACGGGTCCGGGCGTTTGCTACCGGCTCTACTCAGAGTCTGACTACAATGCTTTCGCACCTTACCCTGTGCCTGAAATCCACAGAGTTGCTCTGGACTCCCTCATTCTTCAG ATGAAGAGCATGTCTCTTGGAGATCCACtctcctttgtttttattgagcCACCCCCGGCTGCAAGTATCCAGAATGCTGTTTTTTATCTAAAGGAACAGGGGGCGCTAGACAGTCGCGGTGAACTGACCTCTATTGGTAGTTTGCTGGCACAGCTTCCCGTTGATGTGGTCATAG GGAAGATGCTGGTGTTGGGCTGTTTGTTTAACTTGGTGGAGCCCGTGTTGACGGTGGCAGCAGCCCTCAGCGTTCAGTCACCTTTCCTGCGTAGTTCACAGCACAATCCAGATTGTGCCACTGCCCGGCAGCCCCTGCATAGCAACCAAGGAGACCCCTTTACCCTCCTCAACACTTTCAATGCCTGGGTGGAG GTAAAAGGGGAGAGAGGTGGCGGATCAAGAAAATGGTGCAGAAGGAGAGGcttggaggagcagcggctatATGAGATGGTGAACCTACGCAGACAGTTCAAG GACTTGCTGAGGAGCCACAGCCTGCTGGAATCAGAAGATAGCACTCCCTCTGGTGGTGACCGTGTGCAACGCAGGGAGAGGCTATCTGAGAGGAGAAAGCTGCATCAGCTGAAGAGAGATCATGAACAGCAGGAGGGAAGCAAACGTAAAGTCCTGAGGCTGGAGGAGGGTCAGGAAGGAGACTTCTCTTCAGGATCAGACACAGAGGAAACAGGAAGGTCTAAGAGGAACAAGGAGGGGTCTGGACAGAACTTGGACATACAG GAGGTGAAGTTCAAGTTACGGCATAATGTGTCAGAGCTGCAGGAGGCTGTCAGTCAGGACTTGTCCTCACACCAGCAGGCTTTGCTCAAGCTTCTGCTTTGCAGAGGCCTGTACCCTCAGCTGGCACTGCCCGACGAACACAACTCCACCCGCAAAGACTCTGACCAG GTGTTTCACACAAGGAATAAGCAAGGAGTGGTGATTCACCCAACCAGTGTGTTTGCTAGTGACCCAGAAGTGTTACAGGTGCCTGAGGGTGACACTGGAGAAATGG GGCCTGATAGGAGAGACAGCACCAAACACCAGCTGTTAGCCTTCGTCACTCTGCTGGAGACCAACAAACCCTATTTGTCAAACTGTGTGCGGGTTCCAGCGCTGCAA GCGCTGCTGCTGGTAGCAAACTCAGTGGACACTAACGCTGACTGTACGCGACTAGTGGTGGACGGCTGGCTGGAGTTGGAGCTGAAGGAGCCAGAGGAGGCTCTGAAGGTGCTGTCCACAGCGCTTACTCTCAGGGCTGAGTGGGAGCGCCTGCTGCAGGCCCAGCTGGGACAGAACTCAACGGGGGGAGCAGCAGTCGGGCAGGGGGTGTCCCGCAGAGTTGTGCAAAAGCTGAGTGAAAGCCTGGTCCGCTTTCTGCTCTACACTGAG GTCAGTTATAGCCTTCGGCGACTCTCAGCTTTCCAGACCCAGAACCTGTACATTGGTCCTCAGTCTGAGTCTGTGTTGTCGAACACTAAAGCTGGAGATTTAAACCCGCTGTTTCCAGGAGCCGAGGCCAAGCCAGACCCCATTAAAGGAGGCCTACGTGTCACCAACTTTTTCACCTACAACTGTCTGGCT GATTCAAAAGACCTCTACAGTGAGTGTTTGCGTACTTTCTGGAGCTGTCCCAACTGTGACCTGTACATGCCTCTAACTCCACTGGAAAGAATGCATCATGAAGCTTCCTGCAGGCTGGCTGGAGAACAGCAGCAGCCCGAGGAAG aGCCAGAGGGTGGAAAAGCAAGCTCATCAGTGTCAAGCCTTACCAGAGTTTATCACTGTGATGTGTGCAATCAAGACCTGACCCTCACCTCCACTGAGATCCTCAAACATAAAAGGCAGCACATGTATTCTGCAAAGTAA
- the spred3 gene encoding sprouty-related, EVH1 domain-containing protein 3 — MEGDVRVRAVVMTRDDSSGGWVPLGGGGLSHVVICKGRSHDGRGRREYIIRGERLRDRAPVLECAVQKGLVYNKVNPIFHHWRVEDRKFGLTFQSPADAISFEKGLQTVIDKLDRGSDSPSSSTPEEADTEDDGQASHTGSESSSNSRKEMLPKPITIVTSESSSTCFVRSEEFSFGSSHAVTTQTPAQIHTRSGQHQLSQMTAVLNPPAPPPPPPAPPTPPVGPPASSPLSPLSPTISLLEEGDLHSVDPCKDLWGSRGYEDYRRAGATRTMVGGLTGGVVVGGGGSLQDKSELCVVRFEKELAGVGSAGCDVTVSLDSKASQRLSSSSPICMSMPNAVSGVSSGAGSPQETGKGSPSPCCIHTSLATPRSRTRKRGGGASSSGDPGVISPDDDSPCPQASSSCSSRCVYCRSVFSASENGRGRCRDAPDPALHCLRQWTCVWCAESLLYHCMSDSEGEFWEPCSCDDSMGGHPHPLCCARWLALLALSLFVPCMCCYLPLRACLRCGERCGCCGGKHKAVR, encoded by the exons ATGGAGGGCGA TGTGCGTGTTCGTGCGGTGGTGATGACACGTGATGACTCCAGTGGCGGCTGGGTGCCCCTTGGAGGTGGTGGCCTCAGTCATGTGGTCATATGTAAGGGGCGAAGTCATGATGGCAGGGGACGGAGGGAGTACATCATACGTGGAGAACGGCTGCGAGATCGAgca CCGGTGCTGGAGTGTGCAGTGCAAAAAGGGTTAGTGTACAACAAGGTGAACCCCATCTTCCATCACTGGCGAGTAGAGGATCGAAAGTTTGGCCTTACATTCCAGAGCCCTGCCGATGCCATCTCCTTTGAGAAAGGGCTTCAGACTGTCATAGACAAGCTCGACAGAG gCTCTGACTCGCCCTCATCCTCCACGCCAGAAGAGGCCGACACTGAGGATGACGGACAAGCT TCTCATACAGGAAGTGAGTCGTCATCCAACAGCAGAAAGGAGATGCTTCCCAAACCCATCACCATAGTGACAAGCGAGTCATCGTCTACTTGCTTCGTGCGGTCGGAAGAGTTTAGTTTTGGATCCAGCCATGCTGTAACCACGCAAACACCTGCTCAG ATCCACACCAGGTCGGGCCAGCACCAGCTCTCACAAATGACGGCTGTGTTGAATCCCCCAGCGCCCCCGCCCCCACCTCCTGCTCCACCTACTCCTCCTGTAGGTCCCCCAGCCTCATCTCCCCTGTCCCCCCTCTCACCCACTATTTCATTGCTGGAGGAGGGAGACCTGCACAGTGTGGACCCTTGCAAAGACCTGTGGGGTTCTCGAGGTTATGAGGATTACAGACGGGCAGGGGCCACAAGGACTATGGTTGGGGGGCTGACTGGCGGTGTGGTTGTTGGTGGTGGAGGAAGCCTGCAGGACAAGTCAGAGCTGTGCGTGGTTCGCTTTGAGAAGGAGCTGGCGGGAGTGGGTTCGGCGGGCTGTGATGTGACTGTGAGCCTGGACAGTAAAGCCTCCCAGCGTTTATCCTCATCGTCACCCATCTGTATGTCCATGCCCAATGCTGTATCCGGCGTGTCCTCAGGTGCCGGTTCACCCCAGGAGACGGGTAAAGGCTCGCCGTCACCCTGCTGCATCCACACATCGCTGGCCACTCCCCGGTCGCGGACTCgtaagagaggaggaggggccAGTAGTAGTGGTGACCCAGGAGTAATCTCTCCCGATGATGACAGCCCGTGCCCTCAGGCTTCATCGTCATGCTCGTCTCGCTGTGTGTACTGCCGCTCTGTTTTCAGTGCTTCAGAGAATGGGCGGGGCCGATGCAGAGATGCCCCAGACCCGGCCCTGCACTGCCTGCGCCAGTGGACCTGTGTGTGGTGCGCAGAGAGTCTGCTCTACCACTGCATGTCGGACTCTGAGGGAGAGTTCTGGGAGCCTTGTTCATGTGATGACTCAATGGGGGGCCACCCGCATCCCCTCTGCTGTGCCCGCTGGTTGGCCCTCCTGGCCCTGTCTCTCTTTGTGCCCTGCATGTGCTGCTACCTGCCTTTGCGCGCCTGCCTGAGATGTGGGGAGAGGTGTGGCTGCTGTGGGGGAAAGCACAAGGCAGTCCGATGA